The following are from one region of the Macaca thibetana thibetana isolate TM-01 chromosome 2, ASM2454274v1, whole genome shotgun sequence genome:
- the HYAL3 gene encoding hyaluronidase-3 isoform X1, with protein MTTQLGPALVLGVALCLGCGQPLPQVPEHPFSVLWNVPSAHCKARFGVHLPLNALGIIANRDQHFHGQNMTIFYKNQLGLYPYFGPRGTAHNGGIPQALPLDRHLALAAYQIHHSLRPSFAGPAVLDWEEWCPLWAGNWGRRRAYQAASWAWAQQVFPDLDPQEQLYKAYTGFEQAARALMEDTLRMGQALRPHGLWGFYRYPACGNGWHSMASNYTGRCHAATLARNTQLHWLWAASSALFPSIYLPPRLPPAHHQAFVRHRLEEAFRVALVGHRHPLPVLAYVRLTHRRSGRFLSQDDLVQTIGVSAALGAAGVVLWGDLSLSSSEEECWHLHDYLVDTLGPYVINVTRAAMACSHQRCHGHGRCARRDPGQMEAFLHLWPDGSLGDWKSFSCHCYCGWAGPTCQEPRLGPKEAI; from the exons ATGACCACGCAACTAGGCCCAGCCCTGGTGCTGGGAGTGGCCCTGTGCCTGGGTTGTGGCCAGCCCCTGCCACAGGTCCCTGAACACCCCTTCTCTGTGCTGTGGAATGTACCCTCAGCACACTGTAAGGCCCGCTTTGGTGTGCACCTGCCACTCAATGCCCTGGGCATCATAGCCAACCGTGACCAGCATTTCCACGGTCAGAACATGACTATTTTCTACAAGAACCAACTCGGCCTCTATCCCTACTTTGGGCCCAGGGGCACAGCTCACAATGGGGGCATCCCCCAGGCTTTGCCCCTTGACCGCCACCTGGCACTGGCTGCCTACCAGATCCATCACAGCCTGAGACCCAGCTTTGCTGGCCCAGCAGTGCTGGATTGGGAGGAGTGGTGTCCACTCTGGGCTGGGAACTGGGGCCGCCGCCGGGCCTATCAGGCAGCCTCTTGGGCTTGGGCACAGCAGGTATTCCCTGACCTGGACCCTCAGGAGCAGCTCTACAAGGCCTATACTGGCTTTGAGCAGGCGGCCCGTGCACTGATGGAGGATACGCTGCGGATGGGCCAGGCACTGCGGCCCCATGGACTCTGGGGCTTCTATCGCTACCCAGCCTGCGGCAATGGCTGGCATAGTATGGCTTCCAACTATACCGGCCGCTGCCATGCAGCCACCCTGGCCCGCAACACTCAACTGCATTGGCTCTGGGCCGCCTCCAGTGCCCTCTTCCCCAGCATCTACCTCCCACCCAGGCTGCCGcctgcccaccaccaggcctttGTCCGACATCGCCTGGAGGAGGCCTTCCGTGTGGCCCTTGTTGGGCACCGACATCCCCTGCCTGTCCTGGCCTATGTCCGCCTCACACACCGGAGATCTGGGAGGTTCCTGTCCCAG GATGACCTTGTGCAGACCATTGGTGTGAGTGCAGCGCTAGGGGCAGCCGGCGTGGTGCTCTGGGGGGATCTGAGCCTCTCCAGCTCTGAG GAGGAGTGCTGGCATCTCCATGACTACCTGGTGGACACCCTGGGACCCTATGTGATCAATGTGACCAGGGCAGCGATGGCCTGCAGTCACCAGCGGTGCCATGGTCACGGGCGTTGTGCCCGGCGAGATCCAGGACAGATGGAAGCCTTTCTACACCTGTGGCCAGACGGCAGCCTTGGAGATTGGAAATCCTTCAGCTGCCACTGTTACTGTGGCTGGGCTGGCCCCACCTGCCAGGAGCCCAGGCTTGGGCCTAAAGAAGCAATATAA
- the HYAL3 gene encoding hyaluronidase-3 isoform X2: protein MTTQLGPALVLGVALCLGCGQPLPQVPEHPFSVLWNVPSAHCKARFGVHLPLNALGIIANRDQHFHGQNMTIFYKNQLGLYPYFGPRGTAHNGGIPQALPLDRHLALAAYQIHHSLRPSFAGPAVLDWEEWCPLWAGNWGRRRAYQAASWAWAQQVFPDLDPQEQLYKAYTGFEQAARALMEDTLRMGQALRPHGLWGFYRYPACGNGWHSMASNYTGRCHAATLARNTQLHWLWAASSALFPSIYLPPRLPPAHHQAFVRHRLEEAFRVALVGHRHPLPVLAYVRLTHRRSGRFLSQEECWHLHDYLVDTLGPYVINVTRAAMACSHQRCHGHGRCARRDPGQMEAFLHLWPDGSLGDWKSFSCHCYCGWAGPTCQEPRLGPKEAI, encoded by the exons ATGACCACGCAACTAGGCCCAGCCCTGGTGCTGGGAGTGGCCCTGTGCCTGGGTTGTGGCCAGCCCCTGCCACAGGTCCCTGAACACCCCTTCTCTGTGCTGTGGAATGTACCCTCAGCACACTGTAAGGCCCGCTTTGGTGTGCACCTGCCACTCAATGCCCTGGGCATCATAGCCAACCGTGACCAGCATTTCCACGGTCAGAACATGACTATTTTCTACAAGAACCAACTCGGCCTCTATCCCTACTTTGGGCCCAGGGGCACAGCTCACAATGGGGGCATCCCCCAGGCTTTGCCCCTTGACCGCCACCTGGCACTGGCTGCCTACCAGATCCATCACAGCCTGAGACCCAGCTTTGCTGGCCCAGCAGTGCTGGATTGGGAGGAGTGGTGTCCACTCTGGGCTGGGAACTGGGGCCGCCGCCGGGCCTATCAGGCAGCCTCTTGGGCTTGGGCACAGCAGGTATTCCCTGACCTGGACCCTCAGGAGCAGCTCTACAAGGCCTATACTGGCTTTGAGCAGGCGGCCCGTGCACTGATGGAGGATACGCTGCGGATGGGCCAGGCACTGCGGCCCCATGGACTCTGGGGCTTCTATCGCTACCCAGCCTGCGGCAATGGCTGGCATAGTATGGCTTCCAACTATACCGGCCGCTGCCATGCAGCCACCCTGGCCCGCAACACTCAACTGCATTGGCTCTGGGCCGCCTCCAGTGCCCTCTTCCCCAGCATCTACCTCCCACCCAGGCTGCCGcctgcccaccaccaggcctttGTCCGACATCGCCTGGAGGAGGCCTTCCGTGTGGCCCTTGTTGGGCACCGACATCCCCTGCCTGTCCTGGCCTATGTCCGCCTCACACACCGGAGATCTGGGAGGTTCCTGTCCCAG GAGGAGTGCTGGCATCTCCATGACTACCTGGTGGACACCCTGGGACCCTATGTGATCAATGTGACCAGGGCAGCGATGGCCTGCAGTCACCAGCGGTGCCATGGTCACGGGCGTTGTGCCCGGCGAGATCCAGGACAGATGGAAGCCTTTCTACACCTGTGGCCAGACGGCAGCCTTGGAGATTGGAAATCCTTCAGCTGCCACTGTTACTGTGGCTGGGCTGGCCCCACCTGCCAGGAGCCCAGGCTTGGGCCTAAAGAAGCAATATAA
- the NAA80 gene encoding N-alpha-acetyltransferase 80 isoform X1, whose protein sequence is MQELTLSPGPAKLTPTLDPTHRMELILSTSPAELTLDPACQPKLPLDSTCQPEMTFNPGPTELTVDPEHQPEETPAPSLAELILEPVHRRPELLDACADLINDQWPRSRASRLHSLGQSSDAFPLCLMLLSPHPTSEAAPIVVGHARLSRVLNQPQSLLVETVVVARALRGRGFGRCLMEGLEVFARARGFRKLHLTTHDQVHFYTHLGYQLGKPVQGLVFTSRRLPATLLNAFPTGPSPRPPWKAPNLTAQAAPRGPKGLPLPPPPPLPECLTTSPPVPSGPPSKSLLETQYQNVRGRPIFWMEKDI, encoded by the exons AT GCAAGAGCTGACTCTGAGCCCTGGCCCAGCCAAGCTGACCCCTACACTAGACCCTACACACCGGATGGAGCTGATCCTGAGTACCAGCCCAGCTGAGCTGACTCTGGATCCTGCGTGCCAGCCAAAGCTGCCCCTGGATTCCACATGCCAACCAGAGATGACCTTCAATCCTGGCCCAACTGAGCTTACCGTGGATCCTGAACACCAGCCAGAGGAGACACCAGCTCCTAGCCTGGCTGAGTTGATCCTGGAGCCTGTGCACCGCCGACCCGAGCTCCTGGACGCTTGTGCTGACCTCATCAATGATCAGTGGCCCCGCAGCCGCGCCTCCCGCCTTCACTCCCTGGGCCAGTCCTCAGATGCCTTCCCCCTCTGCCTGATGCTGCTGAGCCCCCACCCCACATCTGAAGCAGCACCCATTGTGGTGGGCCATGCCCGCCTGTCACGGGTGCTGAACCAGCCCCAGAGCCTCTTAGTGGAGACAGTGGTGGTGGCCCGGGCGCTGAGGGGCCGTGGCTTTGGCCGCTGCCTCATGGAGGGCCTGGAGGTCTTTGCTCGGGCCCGGGGCTTCCGCAAGCTGCACCTCACCACCCATGACCAGGTGCACTTCTATACCCACCTGGGCTACCAGCTGGGCAAGCCTGTGCAGGGCCTGGTCTTCACCAGCAGACGGCTGCCTGCCACCCTGCTTAATGCCTTCCCCACAGGCCCCTCTCCCCGGCCACCCTGGAAGGCCCCAAACCTGACTGCCCAAGCTGCCCCAAGGGGTCCCAAGGGACTTCCATTGCCACCACCCCCTCCTCTACCTGAGTGCCTGACCACCTCACCCCCAGTTCCATCAGGGCCCCCTTCAAAAAGCCTGCTGGAGACACAATATCAAAATGTGAGGGGGCGCCCCATATTCTGGATGGAAAAAGACATCTGA
- the NAA80 gene encoding N-alpha-acetyltransferase 80 isoform X2, producing the protein MELILSTSPAELTLDPACQPKLPLDSTCQPEMTFNPGPTELTVDPEHQPEETPAPSLAELILEPVHRRPELLDACADLINDQWPRSRASRLHSLGQSSDAFPLCLMLLSPHPTSEAAPIVVGHARLSRVLNQPQSLLVETVVVARALRGRGFGRCLMEGLEVFARARGFRKLHLTTHDQVHFYTHLGYQLGKPVQGLVFTSRRLPATLLNAFPTGPSPRPPWKAPNLTAQAAPRGPKGLPLPPPPPLPECLTTSPPVPSGPPSKSLLETQYQNVRGRPIFWMEKDI; encoded by the coding sequence ATGGAGCTGATCCTGAGTACCAGCCCAGCTGAGCTGACTCTGGATCCTGCGTGCCAGCCAAAGCTGCCCCTGGATTCCACATGCCAACCAGAGATGACCTTCAATCCTGGCCCAACTGAGCTTACCGTGGATCCTGAACACCAGCCAGAGGAGACACCAGCTCCTAGCCTGGCTGAGTTGATCCTGGAGCCTGTGCACCGCCGACCCGAGCTCCTGGACGCTTGTGCTGACCTCATCAATGATCAGTGGCCCCGCAGCCGCGCCTCCCGCCTTCACTCCCTGGGCCAGTCCTCAGATGCCTTCCCCCTCTGCCTGATGCTGCTGAGCCCCCACCCCACATCTGAAGCAGCACCCATTGTGGTGGGCCATGCCCGCCTGTCACGGGTGCTGAACCAGCCCCAGAGCCTCTTAGTGGAGACAGTGGTGGTGGCCCGGGCGCTGAGGGGCCGTGGCTTTGGCCGCTGCCTCATGGAGGGCCTGGAGGTCTTTGCTCGGGCCCGGGGCTTCCGCAAGCTGCACCTCACCACCCATGACCAGGTGCACTTCTATACCCACCTGGGCTACCAGCTGGGCAAGCCTGTGCAGGGCCTGGTCTTCACCAGCAGACGGCTGCCTGCCACCCTGCTTAATGCCTTCCCCACAGGCCCCTCTCCCCGGCCACCCTGGAAGGCCCCAAACCTGACTGCCCAAGCTGCCCCAAGGGGTCCCAAGGGACTTCCATTGCCACCACCCCCTCCTCTACCTGAGTGCCTGACCACCTCACCCCCAGTTCCATCAGGGCCCCCTTCAAAAAGCCTGCTGGAGACACAATATCAAAATGTGAGGGGGCGCCCCATATTCTGGATGGAAAAAGACATCTGA
- the HYAL1 gene encoding hyaluronidase-1 isoform X1 codes for MRPFSPKVVLDHSRAMAAHLLPICTLFLTLLDMAQGSRGPLLPNRPFATVWNANTQWCLERHSVDVDVSIFDVVANPGQTFRGPDMTIFYSSQLGTYPYYTPTGEPVFGGLPQNASLIAHLARTFQDILAAIPAPDFSGLAVIDWEAWRPRWAFNWDTKDIYRQRSRALVQAQHPDWPVTQVEAVAQDQFQGAARAWMAGTLQLGRALRPRGLWGFYGFPDCYNYDFLSPNYTGQCPSGIRAQNDQLGWLWGQSRALYPSIYMPAVLEGTGKSQMYVQHRVAEAFRVAVAAGDPNLPVLPYVQIFYDMTNHFLPLDELEHSLGESAAQGAAGVVLWVSWENTRTKESCQAIKEYMDTTLGPFILNVTSGALLCSQALCSSHGRCVRRPSHPKALLILNPASFSIQLTPDGGPLSLRGALSLEDQAQMAVEFKCRCYPGWQGPWCEQKSMW; via the exons ATGAGGCCCTTCAGCCCCAAG GTTGTCCTCGACCACTCCCGTGCCATGGCAGCCCACCTGCTTCCCATCTGCACCCTCTTCCTGACCTTACTTGATATGGCCCAAGGCTCTAGGGGCCCCTTGCTACCCAACCGGCCCTTCGCCACCGTCTGGAATGCAAACACCCAGTGGTGCTTGGAGAGGCACAGCGTGGACGTGGATGTCAGTATCTTCGATGTGGTAGCCAACCCAGGGCAGACCTTCCGTGGCCCTGACATGACAATTTTCTATAGCTCTCAGCTGGGCACCTATCCCTACTACACGCCCACTGGGGAGCCTGTGTTTGGTGGTCTGCCCCAGAATGCCAGCCTGATTGCCCACCTGGCCCGCACATTCCAGGACATCCTGGCTGCCATACCTGCTCCTGACTTCTCAGGGCTGGCAGTCATCGACTGGGAGGCATGGCGCCCACGCTGGGCCTTCAACTGGGACACCAAGGACATTTACCGGCAGCGCTCACGGGCTCTGGTACAGGCGCAGCACCCTGATTGGCCAGTTACTCAGGTGGAGGCAGTAGCCCAGGACCAGTTCCAGGGAGCTGCACGGGCCTGGATGGCAGGCACCCTCCAGCTGGGGCGGGCACTGCGTCCTCGCGGCCTCTGGGGCTTCTATGGCTTCCCTGACTGCTACAACTATGACTTTCTAAGCCCTAACTACACCGGCCAGTGCCCATCAGGCATCCGTGCCCAAAATGACCAGCTAGGGTGGCTGTGGGGCCAGAGTCGTGCCCTCTACCCCAGCATCTACATGCCCGCAGTGCTGGAGGGCACAGGGAAGTCACAGATGTATGTGCAGCACCGTGTGGCTGAGGCATTCCGTGTGGCTGTGGCTGCTGGTGACCCCAATCTGCCAGTGCTGCCCTATGTCCAGATCTTCTATGACATGACAAACCACTTTCTGCCCCTG GATGAGCTGGAGCACAGCCTGGGGGAGAGTGCGGCCCAGGGGGCAGCTGGAGTGGTGCTCTGGGTGAGCTGGGAAAATACAAGAACCAAG GAATCATGTCAGGCCATCAAGGAGTATATGGACACTACCCTGGGGCCCTTCATCCTGAATGTGACCAGTGGGGCACTTCTCTGCAGTCAAGCCCTGTGCTCCAGCCATGGCCGCTGTGTCCGCCGCCCCAGCCACCCTAAAGCCCTCCTCATTCTTAACCCTGCCAGTTTCTCCATCCAGCTCACGCCTGATGGTGGACCCCTGAGCCTGCGGGGTGCCCTCTCACTTGAAGATCAGGCACAGATGGCCGTGGAGTTCAAATGTCGATGCTACCCTGGCTGGCAGGGACCGTGGTGTGAGCAGAAGAGCATGTGGTGA
- the HYAL1 gene encoding hyaluronidase-1 isoform X2, producing MRPFSPKVVLDHSRAMAAHLLPICTLFLTLLDMAQGSRGPLLPNRPFATVWNANTQWCLERHSVDVDVSIFDVVANPGQTFRGPDMTIFYSSQLGTYPYYTPTGEPVFGGLPQNASLIAHLARTFQDILAAIPAPDFSGLAVIDWEAWRPRWAFNWDTKDIYRQRSRALVQAQHPDWPVTQVEAVAQDQFQGAARAWMAGTLQLGRALRPRGLWGFYGFPDCYNYDFLSPNYTGQCPSGIRAQNDQLGWLWGQSRALYPSIYMPAVLEGTGKSQMYVQHRVAEAFRVAVAAGDPNLPVLPYVQIFYDMTNHFLPLESCQAIKEYMDTTLGPFILNVTSGALLCSQALCSSHGRCVRRPSHPKALLILNPASFSIQLTPDGGPLSLRGALSLEDQAQMAVEFKCRCYPGWQGPWCEQKSMW from the exons ATGAGGCCCTTCAGCCCCAAG GTTGTCCTCGACCACTCCCGTGCCATGGCAGCCCACCTGCTTCCCATCTGCACCCTCTTCCTGACCTTACTTGATATGGCCCAAGGCTCTAGGGGCCCCTTGCTACCCAACCGGCCCTTCGCCACCGTCTGGAATGCAAACACCCAGTGGTGCTTGGAGAGGCACAGCGTGGACGTGGATGTCAGTATCTTCGATGTGGTAGCCAACCCAGGGCAGACCTTCCGTGGCCCTGACATGACAATTTTCTATAGCTCTCAGCTGGGCACCTATCCCTACTACACGCCCACTGGGGAGCCTGTGTTTGGTGGTCTGCCCCAGAATGCCAGCCTGATTGCCCACCTGGCCCGCACATTCCAGGACATCCTGGCTGCCATACCTGCTCCTGACTTCTCAGGGCTGGCAGTCATCGACTGGGAGGCATGGCGCCCACGCTGGGCCTTCAACTGGGACACCAAGGACATTTACCGGCAGCGCTCACGGGCTCTGGTACAGGCGCAGCACCCTGATTGGCCAGTTACTCAGGTGGAGGCAGTAGCCCAGGACCAGTTCCAGGGAGCTGCACGGGCCTGGATGGCAGGCACCCTCCAGCTGGGGCGGGCACTGCGTCCTCGCGGCCTCTGGGGCTTCTATGGCTTCCCTGACTGCTACAACTATGACTTTCTAAGCCCTAACTACACCGGCCAGTGCCCATCAGGCATCCGTGCCCAAAATGACCAGCTAGGGTGGCTGTGGGGCCAGAGTCGTGCCCTCTACCCCAGCATCTACATGCCCGCAGTGCTGGAGGGCACAGGGAAGTCACAGATGTATGTGCAGCACCGTGTGGCTGAGGCATTCCGTGTGGCTGTGGCTGCTGGTGACCCCAATCTGCCAGTGCTGCCCTATGTCCAGATCTTCTATGACATGACAAACCACTTTCTGCCCCTG GAATCATGTCAGGCCATCAAGGAGTATATGGACACTACCCTGGGGCCCTTCATCCTGAATGTGACCAGTGGGGCACTTCTCTGCAGTCAAGCCCTGTGCTCCAGCCATGGCCGCTGTGTCCGCCGCCCCAGCCACCCTAAAGCCCTCCTCATTCTTAACCCTGCCAGTTTCTCCATCCAGCTCACGCCTGATGGTGGACCCCTGAGCCTGCGGGGTGCCCTCTCACTTGAAGATCAGGCACAGATGGCCGTGGAGTTCAAATGTCGATGCTACCCTGGCTGGCAGGGACCGTGGTGTGAGCAGAAGAGCATGTGGTGA